From a single Drosophila sulfurigaster albostrigata strain 15112-1811.04 chromosome 3, ASM2355843v2, whole genome shotgun sequence genomic region:
- the LOC133845820 gene encoding small ribosomal subunit protein uS11A, protein MAPRKAKVQKEEVQVQLGPQVRDGEVVFGVAHIFASFNDTFVHVTDLSGRETITRVTGGMKVKADRDEASPYAAMLAAQDVAEKCKLLGITALHIKLRATGGNKTKTPGPGAQSALRALARSSMKIGRIEDVTPIPSDSTRRKGGRRGRRL, encoded by the coding sequence ATGGCTCCCCGAAAGGCGAAAGTGCAAAAGGAAGAAGTGCAGGTTCAACTGGGACCTCAGGTGCGCGATGGCGAGGTTGTTTTTGGCGTTGCCCACATCTTTGCCAGTTTCAACGACACTTTCGTGCATGTTACGGATTTGTCGGGACGTGAAACCATCACACGCGTCACTGGCGGCATGAAGGTGAAGGCAGATCGTGACGAGGCTTCTCCTTACGCCGCCATGTTGGCAGCCCAAGACGTGGCTGAGAAGTGCAAGTTACTCGGCATCACAGCGCTGCACATTAAACTACGTGCAACTGGCGGCAACAAGACGAAGACTCCCGGACCCGGCGCTCAATCAGCGTTGCGCGCTTTGGCTCGTTCCTCCATGAAGATCGGACGCATTGAGGATGTCACGCCCATACCATCGGACTCCACACGCCGCAAGGGCGGACGTCGTGGTCGCCGActataa
- the LOC133845816 gene encoding protein sine oculis, translating into MLQHPATDFYDLAAANAAAVLTARHTPPYSPTGLGGSVVALHNNNNNNSTSNNNNNLDMLTHNGGTVGVGVVGGVSATGLHLNSSSNGGGGGGAGGGGGGGGGANAAGRETLPSFGFTQEQVACVCEVLQQAGNIERLGRFLWSLPQCDKLQLNESVLKAKAVVAFHRGQYKELYRLLEHHHFSAQNHAKLQALWLKAHYVEAEKLRGRPLGAVGKYRVRRKFPLPRTIWDGEETSYCFKEKSRSVLRDWYAHNPYPSPREKRDLAEATGLTTTQVSNWFKNRRQRDRAAEHKDGSTDKQHLDSSSDSEMEGNMLSSQSAQQQQQQQQHAAAPHHSHHSQQQQQSPGSNNNNNNNNSSSNGNSNSLHQQHQQHQQLQHVAADQSLQHHQQQHQQHAAAAAAAAAASKSSAAAAAAAVAASQMPPLSAAVAYSHLHSVMGAMPMYDMGEYQHL; encoded by the exons atGCTTCAACATCCCGCCACAGATTTCTACGATTTGGCCGCTGCCAATGCGGCTGCAGTGCTCACCGCCCGCCACACGCCCCCTTATAGCCCCACGGGGCTGGGCGGATCGGTGGTGGCGCtgcacaataacaacaacaacaatagcacaagcaataacaataataatctcGATATGCTGACGCACAACGGCGGCAcagtgggcgtgggcgtggtcgGAGGCGTCTCAGCCACTGGACTGCATCTgaatagcagcagcaatggaggcggaggaggtggtgcaggcggaggaggaggcggcggTGGAGGCGCCAATGCAGCTGGACGCGAAACTCTGCCCAGCTTCGGCTTCACCCAAGAGCAGGTggcctgtgtgtgtgag GTTCTGCAGCAGGCGGGCAACATCGAAAGACTGGGTCGCTTCCTTTGGTCGCTGCCACAATGTGATAAACTGCAACTGAACGAGTCTGTGCTGAAGGCCAAGGCGGTCGTCGCATTCCATCGTGGTCAGTACAAGGAGCTGTACCGGCTGCTCGAACATCATCACTTCTCGGCCCAAAATCACGCCAAGCTGCAAGCTCTGTGGTTGAAAG CGCATTACGTGGAAGCCGAAAAACTGCGCGGAAGACCTTTGGGTGCCGTGGGCAAATATCGTGTTCGCCGTAAATTTCCATTGCCCCGCACAATTTGGGATGGCGAGGAGACGAGCTACTGTTTTAAG GAGAAATCGCGTTCCGTATTGAGAGACTGGTATGCGCACAATCCATATCCATCGCCCCGCGAGAAACGAGACCTGGCCGAGGCCACAGGGCTGACCACGACACAG GTCTCCAATTGGTTCAAGAATCGACGACAAAGAGATCGCGCCGCCGAGCATAAAGA CGGCTCTACGGACAAGCAACATTTGGACTCGTCCAGCGATTCGGAAATGGAGGGCAACATGCTCTCCAGTCAAAgcgcacaacagcaacaacaacagcagcaacatgctgCCGCCCCGCATCACTCGCATCactcacagcaacagcaacaatcgccaggcagcaataataacaacaacaacaacaacagcagcagcaatggcaacagcaatagtttgcatcagcaacatcaacagcatcagcaactgcaacacgtTGCTGCCGATCAAAGCctgcaacatcatcagcagcagcatcaacagcatgCGGCggccgcagcggcagcagcagctgccagcaAGAGCAGcgctgcggcggcggcagcagcggttGCTGCCTCCCAAATGCCGCCGCTTTCGGCTGCAGTTGCGTACTCGCATCTGCACAGTGTGATGGGTGCCATGCCCATGTATGATATGGGCGAGTATCAGCACTTATGA
- the LOC133845821 gene encoding uncharacterized protein LOC133845821, with product MRKTWKKPLHKRKIWTEISWTGRFVYYMQPLVEHLFDIWLQQLPFPTILKGLYTCGLLFFLLLPILYPLTVLGFYYAIFQYVGERHWDAVFPQKWDLIGAASDLWNFEITNKSYLLFLNMYLDRCRVIITAISSTVDYFRMAYCLLTN from the exons ATGCGAAAGACCTGGAAGAAGCCACTTCATAAGCGCAAAATC TGGACGGAAATATCATGGACGGGTCGCTTTGTCTATTATATGCAACCTCTGGTGGAGCACCTGTTTGATATTTGGTTGCAGCAACTGCCCTTTCCAACGATCCTCAAAGGTCTTTATACGTGTGGTCTGCTCTTCTTCCTATTGCTACCGATTCTCTATCCGTTGACGGTGCTGGGATTCTACTATGCCATTTTCCAGTATGTGGGTGAAAGGCATTGGGATGCTGTTTTCCCCCAGAAATGGGATTTAATCGGTGCAGCATCGGATTTGTGGAACTTTGAGATAACAAACAAGTCGTATCTGctctttttaaatatgtaccTAGATCGATGTCGTGTTATAATAACGGCAATATCCTCCACCGTCGACTATTTTCGAATGGCATATTGCTTGCTAACGAACTGA